One genomic window of Melitaea cinxia chromosome 10, ilMelCinx1.1, whole genome shotgun sequence includes the following:
- the LOC123657037 gene encoding sucrose-6-phosphate hydrolase-like, which produces MASLHNVTILLCFTALSYVVSDDSYENRKVALREYIEKKKKEINPRYRPSYHLAPPVGWMNDPNGFSYRNGEFHLFFQYYPYDSVVGPIHWGHSSSPDLVNWKELPTALLPETEQCFSGSAITENNTMILIYTGRRNASVEPFFNESQYLAYSTDGVDFQKDNNNPVLTESPNGAPDFRDPKVWKYGNNFYVVIGTRNTDNRGQVLLYKSKDMKNWEYLTVLDESKGDLGYMWECPDFFELDGKFVLLMSPQGMQSQGDRYKNTFQNGYIIGSFNYTTNKFVREVEFQEIDYGHDFYAATTTAVNGTRYIVAWNSMWEVSHPEAVDGWVGQMTLPRKLTISNNRILMKPVEAVVNLRNGVAVDGNIGINEVREFGKAVELFIDSDLNQTVNLLLDGRDGGGNVRLRWNPADRKVVLNRDSGDVRQVEWSPINSRTWRVFLDASSIELFCGEGEVVFSSRVYPLGGWKLTNQSPQSVHVKAFNLKNNSGIIGQENGFRLFIFVIISNIFVISLSY; this is translated from the coding sequence ATGGCTTCACTACATAACGTTACCATCCTACTGTGTTTTACTGCGTTATCCTACGTTGTGTCTGATGATAGTTATGAAAATAGAAAAGTTGCGCTAAGAGAGTACATAGAGAAAAAGAAGAAGGAGATTAATCCCAGGTATCGGCCTTCATACCATCTTGCACCGCCAGTTGGATGGATGAACGATCCGAATGGATTCTCTTACCGTAATGGAGAATTCCATCTTTTCTTCCAATACTACCCTTATGACAGTGTTGTAGGCCCGATACACTGGGGTCACTCGTCCAGTCCCGACCTCGTAAATTGGAAGGAACTGCCTACGGCATTATTGCCTGAAACCGAACAATGTTTCTCTGGAAGTGCTATTACGGAGAATAATACGATGATACTCATTTATACAGGCCGCAGGAACGCCAGTGTCGAACCTTTTTTTAACGAGAGCCAGTACCTCGCCTACAGTACCGATGGAGTCGACTttcaaaaagataataataatcctGTTCTTACCGAATCACCGAACGGGGCTCCCGATTTCCGAGACCCAAAAGTATGGAAATACGGAAACAATTTCTACGTTGTTATTGGAACCAGGAATACGGACAATCGAGGACAAGTCCTGTTGTACAAATCGAAAGATATGAAAAATTGGGAATATTTAACAGTTTTAGACGAGTCTAAAGGTGACTTGGGATATATGTGGGAGTGTCCAGACTTTTTTGAACTTGACGGAAAATTCGTACTACTTATGTCACCACAAGGAATGCAATCACAAGGAGACAGGTACAAAAACACTTTTCAAAATGGCTATATAATTGGAAGCTTCAATTATACTACTAATAAATTTGTGAGGGAAGTAGAGTTCCAAGAAATAGACTATGGACATGATTTTTATGCCGCGACAACTACCGCAGTGAATGGAACGCGTTATATAGTTGCGTGGAATAGTATGTGGGAGGTATCACATCCTGAAGCCGTCGATGGCTGGGTAGGGCAAATGACACTACCCAGAAAACTAACCATATCTAACAATCGAATCCTTATGAAACCTGTTGAGGCGGTAGTCAATTTGAGAAATGGAGTAGCAGTGGATGGCAATATTGGAATTAATGAGGTTAGAGAATTCGGGAAGGCAGTGGAGCTGTTTATTGATAGTGATTTAAATCAGACAGTGAACTTATTATTGGACGGTCGAGATGGCGGTGGTAATGTTCGCCTTCGCTGGAACCCTGCGGATCGCAAGGTCGTCCTAAACAGAGATTCCGGTGATGTCAGACAGGTGGAATGGTCTCCTATCAACTCTCGTACTTGGCGAGTTTTTCTGGACGCTAGCAGTATAGAACTTTTCTGTGGCGAAGGTGAGGTGGTATTCAGTAGTAGAGTGTACCCTCTTGGGGGATGGAAGCTGACCAATCAGAGCCCACAATCAGTTCACGTCAAAGCGTtcaacttgaaaaataatagtgGAATCATTGGTCAAGAAAATGGATTTCGgttgtttatatttgtaataatttctaatatttttgtaattagcttaagttattaa
- the LOC123657308 gene encoding sucrose-6-phosphate hydrolase-like, whose translation MTLIRNGFILLCLIALSSAASVDSYEEAKIQLEEYIQNKKTEIDPRYRPLYHVAPPVGWMNDPNGFIYHNGEFHLFYQYYPYDSVWGPMHWGHTSSPDLVNWKQLPTALLPEEEMCFSGSAVSEGDTMILMYTGRRDTDDEPFFNESQYLAYSDDAINFQKYEGNPVLAESPNGSPDFRDPKVWKYSDDYYVIIGSKTLDNRGRVLLYKSKDMKSWEYLTVLGESDGDMGYMWECPDFFELDGKFVLLMSPQGLEPQGDRYKNVYQNGYIIGSFNYDTNEFVPEVPFQETDYGHDFYAATTTEANGKRYLLAWLSMWEVPHPEDTDGWAGKITLPRELSLVNNRILMKPVEAMENLRENIAVDENVGSDEEHEFGKAVELLVDSDLEQKVDLLLEGRDGGGKVWLRWDPGVRKVVVDRGSGDIRQVEWSPIGSHTWRIFLDASSLELFCGEGEVVFSSRVFPLGGWKLTNQSPQPLRIKAFNLKRSVPE comes from the coding sequence ATGACTTTAATACGTAACGGTTTCATCTTACTGTGTCTCATCGCGTTATCAAGCGCGGCATCCGTGGATAGCTATGAAGAAGCTAAAATTCAGCTAGAAGAATACATACAGAACAAGAAAACGGAAATCGATCCCAGGTACCGTCCGTTATACCATGTTGCTCCTCCTGTTGGCTGGATGAACGATCCAAATGGATTTATTTACCACAATGGAGAATTCCATCTCTTCTATCAATACTACCCATATGACAGCGTGTGGGGCCCTATGCACTGGGGTCATACGTCCAGTCCTGATCTCGTTAACTGGAAGCAACTGCCAACAGCGCTACTGCCTGAAGAGGAAATGTGTTTCTCTGGGAGTGCTGTTAGCGAAGGCGATACGATGATACTCATGTACACCGGCCGTAGGGACACCGATGACGAACCTTTCTTTAACGAAAGTCAGTATCTCGCCTACAGCGACGACGCAATCAACTTCCAGAAGTATGAAGGTAATCCGGTTCTTGCTGAATCACCGAATGGTTCTCCCGATTTCCGAGATCCAAAAGTATGGAAATATAGCGACGATTACTACGTAATAATTGGAAGTAAAACATTGGACAATCGAGGACGAGTTCTTCTATATAAATCTAAGGATATGAAAAGTTGGGAATATCTGACAGTATTGGGAGAGTCAGATGGAGACATGGGCTACATGTGGGAATGTCCCGACTTTTTCGAGCTAGACGGAAAATTTGTTTTACTTATGTCACCACAAGGATTAGAACCACAAGGAGATagatacaaaaatgtttaccaAAATGGCTATATAATCGGTAGTTTCAATTACGATACGAATGAATTCGTGCCGGAAGTACCATTTCAAGAAACAGACTACGGGCACGATTTCTACGCTGCTACAACGACTGAAGCAAACGGAAAGCGTTACTTGCTCGCGTGGTTAAGTATGTGGGAGGTACCACATCCTGAAGATACCGATGGATGGGCAGGAAAAATTACATTACCTAGAGAATTGAGTTTGGTTAATAATCGTATCCTCATGAAACCTGTCGAGGCAATGGAAAATCTTAGGGAAAATATAGCAGTTGATGAAAATGTTGGATCTGACGAAGAGCACGAATTCGGGAAAGCAGTCGAATTGCTTGTGGACAGCGACCTTGAGCAGAAAGTGGATTTGTTATTGGAAGGTCGTGATGGCGGTGGTAAGGTATGGCTTCGCTGGGATCCAGGAGTTCGCAAAGTTGTCGTAGACAGAGGTTCTGGTGACATCAGACAAGTCGAATGGTCTCCAATCGGATCACATACCTGGCGAATCTTCCTAGATGCAAGCAGCCTAGAACTCTTCTGCGGGGAAGGCGAAGTGGTCTTCAGTAGTAGAGTGTTCCCTCTTGGGGGATGGAAACTAACCAATCAAAGCCCTCAGCCCTTACGTATTAAggctttcaatttaaaaagaaGTGTACCAGAATAA